The genome window ctcagctccccCTCAGATCAGGAATTGGATTCTCATAAGAATCGCGCAAGCTAGGTCCCTTGCGTGTGCAGTTCACAGGAGGGTTCGCGCCTACGAGAACCTAACGCCGTCAGCCtcacaggaggtggagctcaggcagtaatgcgagcaacGGGGAACGGCTCTAAGTACAGAGGAAGCTTCActtgcctgctgctcacctcctgctgtgcggcccggttcctaaacggccatggaccggtaccggtctgtggcccaggggtCGGAGACCCCTGCCTTAGGACCTTCACATTCTGGTGCACAACTCACTCCCCTGGGCACGTGCAGCCGAGCCCCCTGGGTCTGGCCCTGTATCAGGTATCCGGGGTCTGTCTGTACACGCACATGCGCTGGCCCTCTGTTATTTCTTTTACAGAGTGTCTGTTATGCCTTTTCCCATTTTCCCTCAAAATTGGGTGTCTTTCATACTGACCTGTATTTTGGTTTattaggaattttttaaatcttatgatCTGCCATTATTTTCCCCAGTTTTCAAATGACTTTTTCGATTTGAAGAAAAATCAACTTGTACCATATTagaggaaaagagaatgaaaaaataaatcctttcatgtaaaggagaaagggaagcatgGGAGAGCTGGGACAAATGGGACAGAATGAGACGGTCGGTTTAAATCTAAAGACGTCAGCTGTTACACTAAGTAGAAATGGACTAAAATGTCCAATTAGGAGATGAAGGACTTTAAACTGGGTAAGAAATCTAAGTATATTTGGTATACAATATACCAGGTaccaatatattatatattagagAGTATACTGGAGACATAATATTTGGAGatacaataaaaacataaagacaCATTAATGGTGAAGAAGAAAGGACTAAGAAAATTAACGTGCAAATACTAAGCAAATGAAGCAGGTGTGGCCCCATAAGGCACAGGCAGAGCAGGCTCAAAGGCAGATGGCTTGTTAGAGACAGAACAGTGAACAGGCGAGCCGCAGAAACTAACAGCAGAGCCTCATGCAGCGCCTTAAACAGGGCGCCAAGCCGGAGAACACTGGGAGGCGCACAGACCCCCGGTGGGTGTGAGACTTCAACACGCCTCTGGCGCACTGTGCCCCGCTCCTCGGGAGCAGATGTGAGACACTTCCAGAAACCAGCAGAGACCTGGAGACTCCTTCCATCCCCACCCGCTCCACCCACGGGACCCCCAGGACCCCCGACCTCCTTCTCCTcccgccctgcccccacctcGCAGACCTGCTTTGCACAGCCAGCCCCCAAGTCCACTACCTGAGGTCTTGGGCCTGCAGCTCCGGCTCCACGAGAGCCTCGGTGAGCATGCCCTGCGCTCGGGGCCGCACCCCCTCCGCGTCAGCCGGCTCAGGCCGAGGGGCCCCCGCCTCCCCTGCCGCGGGCTGGCTGGGGCCCAGGCGTGGCTCCCTGAGTTCTCCACATCCAGTGCTCCTCTGCCAGTGTATGTCACGTTGGTCGTGCCCAGGATTCCTGACTGTTAGAGCCACTTACCACGTCCAGCTTCCAGGGTTGAAGGTGAGATGCCGGACGCCCTTCCGGTAACTCTGCCACTATGGTCATCTCTCCTTTCATCCGGAAGCTGTAACGGTCTTGTCCTCTCTAGCCTCCATAAAGTTTAAGTTTCATCAACTTAGTTTTTATAACCAGAATGCACCCAGTTGTGTCTCTTCTCACCAGTTTTGCTGAGCACCTGGTGTGCCCTGTTATCTGTGGGTTCTCCCTCAGCTGAGGAATCTTCTCTGGTGTAGGTGCCGCTTCCCCGCGCCCCCCATGCATCGCTTTTTCCTCCTGGAATTCCCATCACCCCACCAAGCCTCCACTCTCTTCCCgcataatattcatttttatttttgttatgacACATTGTAATCACTACTGTTTTAAATACACAAATTGTGCCTGATGTGGACCACATGTGACTGTTAACACCTTCAGATAGGTACTTAACTTCTTGGGATTTAAGACACGAGACGGAGCCTGAGGATCAGATGGACAGAAAGAGTGACAGCAGATGAGTGACGGGGGTGGAGCTGGGCCGGAGCCCGAGCCCCCGAGCAGCCACGTcccccctgcccccggcccccGGATTCTTCCAGCCCCCGCTGTGGTCCCGCGGGTGGAAGGAGCATGTGGCAGGGGCCCAGGAGGGGACGCCACCTTAAGCCGCAGCCCTAAGTGAACCTGTGTGACAGAAACAGCTGTGCGCGGCATCCTAGAGAACAACACCCTTTATTCGGCACTAGAGACAGAGTCCATGCCACCGAGCTGCCCACGCGGCCCTAGTGGCAGGACTGCCGGAACTGCAGGCCACAGTAGCCACACGTCCCCGTCTTCGTTTCTTTGTCCTGGAAAATTCAAAGGGAAAGATCTCCTATTTCCGTACTCTACGTCAATCTAGAGACAGGTAGACCTCAGATGCTAAAAGCAGACACTGGAAACACACAGCCAACCAGGGGCGCCCACGGAGCTCCGTGGTCACTGCTGACGCAGGACGTGGCTGTGCCGGAGGCCCGGGGTCCAGCCCGCTCCACCCAGACTCGCTGGGATGCAGGCTCCCTGCCCTGGAACACACGGCTCGGTCCCCGTCCCCCTCCCGGCCCTCCAGCAGGGGCCTGGaagggctggagggtggggcgCGGAGCAGAGGCCCACCCCTCAGGGGTGGGGTCCAGCCCGGACACAGCAGCAGGGGCGGCGGTGGGTCCTGCCCTGTCGCTACACCACGTGCACCTGAGCTTTATCCCCAGGCATCCTTCTCTGCTCTAACAGCCAGTGTACTGTTCTCCTTCTCAAAGGCTCTGTGCGTGTAGTTATCAACAAAGTAAACGATCACACAGGCACCGACACGAGGGTTCCCTGGGAAAGACAGATGCCTACAAGCCTGAGGGAAAGCAGTGCTGGTGACACTAAGGCCGCTGCACACACGGCACAGTCAAAGCTGCCCTGGACACGCCCTTTATTCAGCCCCTGTCGTGTGGTCTGTGGGCAAGGCCGAGTGGGAGAGGGTGAGGCCAGCGGGGTGAGGACAGGACAGAAGGACGGGGGTCCGGGGACGGATGGCACGTTACCAGGTTTATGTACACTTTGGGGTGGCCCAGGGCCCCCCCCGCGCCGTCACACGATATCACTCGACTCCCAACTTCGCTCACAGGCTGCTCTGCTATCAGGTCGATGGCAAAGTTCTCATTCACCTGGAAAAAGACAGACAGGAGAAGCTCGTACAGACAAGCACAAACACTGGCCGCTCTCATGGAATTTAAATCAACATAGACCGCCCcccacatacacgcacacactgCCAGCAAAGGCACGTTCTGTACCGTTTCATTCAAATATTATCAGTGCAGATCCTCAAAATACACAAGTCGTTCCATACGTGTACACACGCCTTTAGCTTTCCATTTGGATAGAatttcaaactcacagaaaagctGCAAGAATTACAACAGTGCAAAGAATTCGCCTTTGTCTCTACCTGGATTCCCCTGTTAACATCCCACCCCGCGTGCAGCGTCGCCTGTTCTCTGctgtccctgccccaccctccctctcACACCTGCACatggacacacatgcacacacatgctctCCTACTCTATCTGCTGGAAAAGACCAGAAGCAGCAGCCGACCCGGGGCCAGGAGCCACGCTGTCTCCATGACCACTTCCCTCTGGGGACCGGGCTCTGAACTAACAGCTGGTTCGGGGTCCCGAGCAGGAAACGTACAGATGAGGCTGAGCCACGTTGCGACGGAGGGAAAGGCAGCCTCGGACTACAAGGGCTGCTCCACGTGGGACACTGGAGCGACGACGGCACCATAACCACGAAGCACGGAAACACAAGATGCCTGACCCCGCGCTTCCACGGAGATGCGCTAAACCCACCGCCTTCCTCACTGGAAGGAATCAGCTCATGACTTTCAAGCTGGTAAAGGCAGGGAGAGGGCGACGCATTGCCCCTCCTTCCTCGGGGAGCCAGCTTCTCTCGGGGCAGGTACTCAGCTGGGAGGCACAGAATGTCGTCTGAGCTGAGGAAGCTGGAGATGCTCACCCACAGCAGCCAGAACCGGAACCAGAACCGGAACCGCCACGCATGGCCCGGCAGAAGCCCA of Delphinus delphis chromosome 3, mDelDel1.2, whole genome shotgun sequence contains these proteins:
- the NDUFS6 gene encoding NADH dehydrogenase [ubiquinone] iron-sulfur protein 6, mitochondrial, translating into MAAAVTFLRLLGRGGAAARSLPGAARCFGVQTSPTGEKVTHTGQVYGDKDYRKVRFVGRQKEVNENFAIDLIAEQPVSEVGSRVISCDGAGGALGHPKVYINLDKETKTGTCGYCGLQFRQSCH